In Rosa chinensis cultivar Old Blush chromosome 1, RchiOBHm-V2, whole genome shotgun sequence, a genomic segment contains:
- the LOC112194075 gene encoding disease resistance protein RPV1, whose protein sequence is MALSTQVRASTGSAFPWKYDVFLSFRGEDTRKGFTDHLYDKLQWRGIRTFRDDPELERGTAISPELLSAIEQSRFAIVVLSPNYASSTWCLLELSKIFECMEERGTILPIFYEVEPSHVRHQRGSFAEAFDEHEEKLGEGNKEVEGWRAALTKVANLAGWASKDYRYEAELIKEIVQALWSKVHHSLTLFGSSEKLVGMDAKLEEIDVLLDKEANDVRFIGVWGMGGLGKTTLARLVYEHICDQFEVCIFLANVREVCTNHGLVYLQKQILSQILKEENVQVWDVYSGITMTKRCLCNKAVLLVLDDVDQVEQLETLVGEKDWFGLGSRIIITTRNRHILVTHGIEKPYELKGLNDDKALQLFSWKAFRKYEPDEDFAEQSNSFVIYAGGLPLALKTLGSFLYKRSPHAWNSALEKLRNTPNRTIFEILKISFDGLDEMEKKIFLDIACFRRLYRNEFMIEQVYSSDLCNRITIDVLAEKSLITISSANQIGMHDLIQEMGCEIVRQQSYEEPGGRSRLWLHNDIFHVFTKNTGTKAIEGVVLDLPELEEADWNLEAFSKMCKLKLLYIDNLKLSLGPKYLPNALRFLKWSWYPSKSLPPGFQPDELTELSLVHSNIDHLWNGIKYLGKLKSMDLSYSINLTRTPDFTGIQNLEKLVLEGCTHLVKIHPSIAFLKRLKMLNFRNCRSIKSLPSEVEMESLETFDVSGCSRLKMIPEFVGQMKRLSKLSLSGTAVDKLPSSIEHFSESLEELDLSGIVARELPYFLFLKRIVNGKCPRSWYSLLFSGLFPRKSPHPLIPVLASLKHLSSLMTLNLSDCNLSEGEIPNDIGSMSSLKSLELGGNNFVSLPASIHLLSKLQYINLENCKRLQQLPNLPLSNYLTVITDNCTSLQIFPNPQDLCRLSGFYLSGNNCLSTVDNQDYFLYSILKGFLEETPCSFASSTAVIPGSEILEWFNNHSVGNSVTVELPSYASNYSKWIALCALLVPQENPSALPDNCTITCGWQTHAFTFCAKQIVSDHLLLLVLSSHYWDPRNCWMGHIFSEVIRFDFEIIQPLENDRGFLVKKCGARALYDHDKEELISKMNQSKSSISVHETMDCDLGKSAYEQGGVIVNGTLDATSGSGGSDDEYLSAEE, encoded by the exons ATGGCGTTGAGCACCCAAGTTAGAGCCTCCACTGGTTCAGCTTTCCCATGGAAATACGACGTGTTTTTGAGCTTCAGAGGCGAAGACACCCGCAAGGGCTTCACAGACCACTTATACGACAAGTTGCAGTGGAGAGGAATCAGGACTTTCCGGGACGACCCAGAACTTGAAAGAGGCACAGCCATCTCTCCGGAGCTCCTCTCAGCAATTGAGCAATCCAGGTTTGCCATCGTCGTTCTTTCGCCAAACTATGCTTCTTCCACTTGGTGCTTGCTTGAACTCTCTAAGATTTTTGAATGCATGGAAGAGAGAGGGACAATTCTACCAATCTTTTATGAGGTGGAGCCGTCTCATGTGAGACATCAAAGGGGCAGCTTTGCTGAAGCGTTCGATGAACATGAAGAGAAGCTTGGAGAAGGTAATAAGGAGGTGGAAGGGTGGAGAGCTGCTTTAACCAAAGTGGCTAATCTCGCTGGCTGGGCTTCAAAGGATTATAG GTATGAAGCAGAGCTTATCAAAGAGATTGTGCAAGCACTGTGGAGCAAAGTGCATCATAGTCTCACATTATTTGGTTCCTCTGAGAAGTTGGTTGGAATGGATGCTAAGCTTGAGGAAATAGATGTTCTTTTAGATAAAGAAGCAAATGATGTTCGCTTTATAGGGGTATGGGGGATGGGTGGGTTGGGTAAGACAACCCTTGCTAGACTAGTTTATGAGCACATCTGTGATCAATTTGAAGTTTGCATCTTTCTTGCTAATGTCAGAGAGGTTTGCACAAACCACGGTCTAGTTTATCTACAAAAGCAGATTCTTTCCCAAATCTtgaaggaagaaaatgtacAAGTATGGGATGTTTATAGTGGAATCACTATGACAAAGAGATGTTTATGTAATAAAGCAGTTCTTCTAGTTCTTGAcgatgtggatcaagtagaGCAACTGGAAACCTTGGTGGGAGAAAAAGATTGGTTTGGTTTGGGGAGTAGAATCATCATTACCACTAGAAATCGACATATCTTAGTCACACATGGTATAGAAAAACCATATGAGTTGAAGGGATTAAACGATGATAAAGCTCTCCAGCTCTTTAGTTGGAAAGCCTTTAGGAAATATGAGCCTGATGAAGATTTTGCAGAACAGTCTAATAGTTTTGTTATCTATGCTGGAGGTCTTCCCTTAGCTCTTAAAACTTTGGGGTCTTTCTTGTATAAAAGAAGTCCACATGCATGGAATTCTGCATTGGAAAAACTACGGAATACTCCCAACAGAACAATTTTTGAAATACTGAAGATAAGTTTTGATGGACTTGATGAGATGGAGAAGAAAATTTTTCTGGACATTGCATGTTTCCGCAGGCTGTATCGCAACGAGTTTATGATTGAACAAGTATACAGTTCTGACCTTTGCAATCGCATTACAATAGATGTTCTTGCTGAGAAATCTCTGATAACTATTTCCTCAGCCAACCAAATAGGTATGCATGATTTGATACAAGAAATGGGATGTGAAATTGTTCGCCAACAGTCTTATGAAGAGCCTGGTGGACGCAGTCGGTTGTGGCTTCACAACGACATATTTCATGTATTCACAAAGAATACG GGAACTAAAGCCATTGAAGGCGTAGTGTTAGACTTGCCTGAATTAGAAGAGGCAGATTGGAATCTTGAAGCCTTCTCTAAAATGTGTAAACTGAAGCTGCTCTACATTGATAATTTAAAGCTTTCTCTTGGCCCCAAATATCTTCCTAATgccttgagatttctgaaatggagttggtatccttcaAAATCTCTTCCACCAGGTTTTCAACCGGATGAGCTAACTGAACTGAGCTTGGTTCATAGCAATATCGATCACCTCTGGAATGGAATAAAA TACTTGGGCAAGTTGAAATCTATGGATCTTAGTTACTCCATAAACTTGACAAGGACCCCAGATTTCACAGGTATTCAAAACCTTGAGAAGTtggttcttgaaggttgtacGCATTTAGTGAAGATTCATCCATCCATTGCATTTCTCAAGAGACTTAAAATGTTGAACTTTAGAAACTGCAGAAGTATCAAGAGTCTCCCAAGTGAAGTAGAAATGGAATCTCTTGAAACATTTGATGTATCTGGCTGCTCAAGACTGAAAATGATTCCAGAATTTGTGGGgcaaatgaaaagattatcaaagCTTTCTTTAAGTGGGACTGCTGTTGACAAACTGCCTTCATCAATTGAGCACTTCAGTGAGAGTTTGGAGGAGCTTGATTTGAGTGGAATTGTTGCAAGAGAGTTGCCCTACTTCCTTTTTCTTAAGAGAATTGTCAATGGCAAATGCCCAAGATCATGGTACTCGTTGCTCTTTTCTGGCTTATTTCCAAGAAAGAGTCCTCACCCTTTAATTCCTGTGTTAGCTTCGTTGAAGCATTTATCTTCATTGATGACATTAAATCTGAGTGATTGTAATCTCAGTGAAGGAGAAATTCCCAATGATATTGGTTCTATGTCCTCCTTGAAGAGCTTGGAACTCGGAGGTAACAATTTTGTTAGCCTTCCTGCAAGCATTCATTTGCTTTCTAAGCTTCAATATATTAATTTGGAGAATTGCAAAAGACTCCAACAATTGCCAAACCTTCCATTAAGCAACTATTTAACGGTAATAACCGACAATTGTACTTCGTTACAAATATTTCCAAATCCACAAGATTTGTGCAGATTATCAGGTTTTTATCTCTCTGGCAACAATTGCTTGAGTACGGTTGATAATCAAGATTATTTCTTATATTCAATCCTAAAGGGGTTTCTTgag GAAACCCCTTGTTCTTTTGCGTCTTCCACTGCTGTAATTCCTGGAAGTGAAATTTTGGAGTGGTTCAATAATCATAGTGTAGGAAACTCGGTAACTGTGGAGTTACCTTCTTATGCATCTAATTATAGCAAGTGGATTGCTTTATGTGCTCTATTGGTACCTCAAGAAAATCCGTCTGCCCTTCCTGATAACTGTACAATTACGTGTGGATGGCAAACGCATGCTTTTACTTTCTGCGCAAAACAAATTGTTTCAGATCACCTTTTGTTACTTGTTTTGTCCAGTCATTACTGGGATCCTCGGAACTGTTGGATGGGTCACATATTCAGTGAGGTTATAAGGTTTGATTTTGAAATCATTCAACCTTTAGAAAACGATAGAGGCTTTCTGGTAAAGAAATGTGGGGCCCGTGCGCTGTACGATCACGATAAGGAAGAGCTGATCAGTAAAATGAACCAATCCAAGAGCAGCATTTCTGTTCATGAGACAATGGATTGTGATTTAGGCAAATCAGCATATGAACAAGGTGGTGTCATCGTTAATGGAACACTAGATGCGACAAGCGGAAGTGGTGGCTCTGATGACGAATATTTATCtgcagaagaatga